From Coffea arabica cultivar ET-39 chromosome 2e, Coffea Arabica ET-39 HiFi, whole genome shotgun sequence, the proteins below share one genomic window:
- the LOC113732853 gene encoding PWWP domain-containing protein 1-like yields MISVMMSSSSNNPFESDRKNDPGEEAKPRVLVPGDEKVNFGLNLNSIVSGEDGMSRASMHVDENARVGGGGGGVSLVVDYKVSEEGRVSGGVDEVSEFRVCELKNVDEDLKNVSGSGFSEVGSEMKKMQQFDSGGGVDVKVELVRKEIDDKRDGGNGNFEAKDQRWSGSGADYDSMLSMFDQYAANGKSEAVGYGYEIGDMVWGKVKSHPWWPGHIFNEAFASASVRRTKREGHVLVAFFGDSSYGWFDPAELIPFEPNLADKSRQMNSRTFTKSVEEAVDEVNRRQGLGLACKCRNQFNFRKTNVEGYFAVDVCDYETGFYSASQIKKARDSFQPGGTLNFVKQLALTPMGDDFGSINFIKNRATVSAYRKAAFEEFDETYAQAFGAQPVRPAPRKAPPEPSRVPLSGRLVIAEALGKGKTSLKSNKSKDQLEKDKYLFKRREEPNEFKTHIISRGQGGSSSLPSQGVGSVHLLEGMHSSVVDQAGQTSVSRVTGGFEQSASQPAGVEQFRGQEHTHNSVGGNFLSDINDIKPVAQGSKLQTDSGTKKGKHHKRPVGEVNSEKSGSVEKIKKRKKEGSRENSSHNVVIPGINVKEAAFAGKVIGKPAEKFSGRGDDSQVKHLGNDDAVKGSLLPDLGTKPSMVNNDTQLELPRLLDDLRALALNPFYGAERSCHAIVRQVILRFRSLVYQKSLSSLVPGENESKDAHGITPSPVSSDNLPDNLRERSSVKPPKAPTRLDDPTKGGRKRAPSDRQEELTLKKKKKMNDLKLLTTEKKAAHKAPEAQRGDPKDTSTKTVAQAPEKKAAQKPPEVQVGDGREIPRKTMPLAPGKVSRLDPAKTRGLPARAADPTMLVMKFPAGATLPSSAELRAKFARFGPLDHSGTRIFWKSSTIRLVYHHKIDAQAALRFATSGATLFGNSNVRCHLRDVEAPETDSTKVQEDPYPGISQSRDSPVLQQRLAAAGVSQPVQLKSCLKKPSGDDGASTGGGNGTVRGRVKFMLGDEGSVRTSSDDAATSHGLNYNSEKIHTVIPPPPPPPSILPVAPNKFHHTELVPRNVQSFSMPAVQPMPTHIDISQQMISLLAKCKDVVNNVTGTLGYVPYHPL; encoded by the exons ATGATATCAGTGATGATGAGCAGCAGCAGCAATAATCCGTTCGAATCTGATCGGAAAAACGACCCGGGAGAAGAAGCCAAGCCTAGGGTTTTGGTTCCTGGCGATGAAAAGGTAAATTTtggtttgaatttgaattcaatTGTTTCTGGTGAAGATGGCATGTCTAGGGCTTCCATGCATGTGGACGAAAATGCTAGGgttgggggtgggggtgggggtgtTAGTTTAGTGGTTGATTATAAGGTTTCTGAGGAGGGTAGGGTTTCTGGGGGTGTCGATGAGGTTAGTGAATTTAGGGTTTGTGAATTGAAGAATGTGGACGAGGACTTGAAAAATGTGAGTGGCAGTGGATTTAGCGAGGTAGGGAgtgaaatgaagaaaatgcagcaatttGACTCGGGGGGTGGGGTAGATGTAAAAGTTGAGTTGGTTAGGAAGGAAATTGATGATAAAAGAGATGGTGGAAATGGAAATTTTGAGGCTAAGGATCAGCGTTGGAGTGGTAGTGGAGCAGATTACGATTCAATGCTTTCTATGTTTGATCAATATGCAGCGAATGGGAAAAGTGAGGCAGTGGGTTATGGTTATGAAATTGGGGACATGGTTTGGGGGAAAGTGAAGTCGCATCCATGGTGGCCAGGACATATATTTAATGAGGCTTTTGCTTCTGCTTCGGTCCGGAGGACTAAAAGGGAAGGTCATGTGTTGGTGGCCTTCTTTGGAGATAGTAGTTATGGATGGTTTGACCCAGCTGAGCTGATACCCTTTGAGCCAAACTTGGCTGATAAGTCTAGGCAGATGAATTCTAGGACATTTACGAAGTCAGTGGAGGAGGCTGTTGATGAGGTGAATAGGAGGCAGGGGTTGGGTTTGGCTTGTAAGTGTAGGAACCAGTTTAATTTTCGGAAGACAAATGTTGAGGGATACTTTGCTGTAGATGTGTGTGATTATGAGACAGGATTCTATTCCGCAAGCCAGATCAAGAAGGCAAGAGACAGTTTTCAGCCTGGCGGGACGCTTAATTTTGTAAAGCAGTTGGCTTTGACACCTATGGGTGATGATTTTGGTAGTATCAATTTTATTAAGAACAGGGCCACTGTTTCAGCTTATAGGAAGGCAGCATTCGAGGAGTTTGATGAGACCTATGCCCAGGCTTTTGGTGCTCAGCCTGTACGCCCTGCTCCACGAAAAGCACCACCAGAGCCATCAAGAG TTCCTTTGAGTGGTCGACTCGTGATTGCTGAAGCTCTTGGAAAGGGGAAAACTTCTTTGAAATCCAACAAGTCAAAGGACCAACTAGAGAAAGACAAATATCTTTTCAAACGAAGAGAAGAACCAAATGAGTTTAAAACCCACATAATCAGCCGTGGGCAAGGAGGCTCCTCTAGCCTGCCTTCTCAGGGCGTTGGTTCTGTTCATCTGTTAGAAGGCATGCATTCTTCTGTAGTAGATCAAGCAGGTCAAACTTCTGTATCTAGAGTGACTGGGGGTTTTGAGCAATCTGCAAGTCAACCAGCTGGTGTTGAACAATTCCGTGGGCAGGAACATACTCACAACAGCGTTGGTGGAAATTTCCTTTCTGACATTAATGATATAAAACCTGTTGCTCAGGGTTCTAAGCTGCAGACTGATAGTGGgacaaagaaaggaaagcaTCATAAACGTCCAGTAGGGGAGGTGAACTCTGAGAAATCTGGTTCAGTGGAAAAGAttaagaagagaaagaaagaaggaagcaGGGAGAATAGCTCACATAATGTGGTGATACCCGGTATTAATGTTAAAGAAGCAGCATTTGCCGGAAAAGTTATCGGCAAACCTGCAGAAAAATTTTCCGGTCGTGGAGACGATTCTCAAGTTAAGCATCTGGGAAATGATGATGCAGTAAAAGGTTCTCTGTTGCCCGACTTGGGAACTAAACCCTCGATGGTGAATAATGATACTCAGCTTGAACTTCCCCGGTTGCTTGATGATTTGCGAGCTCTTGCTCTTAATCCCTTCTATGGTGCAGAGAGGAGTTGTCATGCAATTGTACGAcaggtaattttgagatttcgGTCCCTTGTCTACCAGAAAAGCTTGTCCTCACTGGTTCCAGGTGAGAATGAATCAAAAGATGCTCATGGTATAACGCCCTCTCCTGTCTCCTCTGACAATCTTCCTGATAATCTGAGAGAGAGGTCATCTGTGAAACCTCCTAAGGCTCCAACCAGACTGGACGATCCCACAAAAGGTGGGCGCAAACGTGCCCCATCAGATCGTCAAGAAGAATTGactttgaagaaaaagaaaaagatgaatgATCTGAAATTACTGACTACAGAGAAGAAAGCTGCTCATAAGGCTCCAGAGGCTCAACGAGGGGATCCAAAGGATACAAGTACAAAGACTGTGGCTCAAGCACCAGAAAAGAAGGCTGCTCAGAAACCTCCAGAAGTTCAAGTAGGAGATGGAAGAGAAATCCCCAGAAAGACAATGCCTCTGGCACCGGGCAAAGTTTCCAGATTGGATCCTGCCAAGACAAGGGGGCTGCCAGCGAGGGCTGCTGATCCAACAATGCTGGTTATGAAGTTCCCAGCAGGCGCAACATTACCATCTTCTGCAGAGCTGAGGGCTAAGTTTGCACGATTTGGGCCACTTGATCATTCAGGTACCAGAATCTTTTGGAAGTCATCTACAATTCGTTTGGTCTATCACCACAAAATTGATGCCCAGGCAGCTTTAAGATTTGCTACCAGTGGTGCCACTCTTTTTGGGAACTCGAATGTAAGGTGCCACCTTCGTGATGTTGAGGCTCCTGAAACAGACTCTACCAAGGTCCAAGAAGATCCTTACCCCGGAATCTCGCAATCCCGGGATTCCCCAGTGTTGCAGCAAAGGCTGGCGGCAGCTGGTGTTTCTCAGCCAGTCCAACTTAAATCCTGTCTTAAAAAACCATCTGGGGATGATGGGGCATCAACAGGAGGTGGTAATGGCACTGTTAGGGGGCGTGTGAAATTTATGTTGGGTGATGAGGGAAGTGTTAGGACAAGTtctgatgatgctgcaacttcTCATGGTTTGAATTATAATAGTGAGAAAATACATACGGTTATtcctccacctccacctccaccatCAATTCTTCCTGTTGCACCAAATAAATTTCACCATACTGAATTAGTACCAAGAAATGTGCAGAGTTTCAGTATGCCTGCTGTCCAACCTATGCCAACGCATATTGATATATCACAACAAATGATAAGTCTACTCGCAAAGTGCAAGGATGTCGTGAACAACGTGACGGGTACCCTGGGCTATGTGCCCTATCACCCTCTTTAA